In the genome of Entelurus aequoreus isolate RoL-2023_Sb linkage group LG08, RoL_Eaeq_v1.1, whole genome shotgun sequence, one region contains:
- the faap100 gene encoding Fanconi anemia core complex-associated protein 100 — MEGRCVVETLAEFGYLSQSCILKVGSLLRSNVFLSTGDDEVYVFNSQDRNLKAIVHFPAPVSDLTVDDDKQILYVACWKGVYGVFLSPLLCRVQSSEASSCPSHVNVSGEHFVIREEGVSSLLLVNSVLLNVTRKNPSWLLTLYKIAEESIFSSYEMFASFKIPVVSNTVPHSTEECRRPLLLCVHSANTAAPLSGLSSGHVYLEVVLFKLLFGINAALTKSPVIFCGLPDGRLCFVPQRVPGCQLRVLHSLEQPVVFVGASAGCLVAVGEQGRVVLITSQQGRPEEGGFRAAFTQVCVPGPVVCACLDGQSLYYSTGSDLLVLDLPLGSTEGSKPVKGETGTSNKQAGALQNPTSLNVCRVSTLVQHASDNADKAQLLGLSFRGQLQRISLPVRRQDAASSNLPSLHVGRSIRDVLAAIGDIYERSSVLKAAIKSKNQTMLQLNQVLNISFLMNGGGDCQEKPIRIHATTSWSTMLQKDSLNLKCILENGSCYDLEQGWTLNITVSPLCRSQGGEGCSSQFSFSFHTLPPRGKVDFSLPLASAGESSYPITLFCSLTFPFSVLLREEAVSGLPDGGLISLPLNTLTVDWLHALQVKSPADAASQHCNIDTIQAFLKSRLSGEGGGDAGNVQHSASIKVSSELLRDTLMLRPPSNVGLSLLQWLLCERHKGVKVQGDKVVLNNLVVCARAPNGHIIKLTAKEESAGTEEEPLAIVEVKVESSSMAAVCGMHHAVLHRIQSVLQRAPEKSSTVQMQSLCVRQVLLRAETLLQQFQQSRISSSFSGGVSTAQVTSSLLSVYQELRENPVFII; from the exons ATGGAAGGAAGGTGTGTGGTGGAGACGCTGGCAGAGTTTGGTTATTTATCACAGTCGTGTATTTTGAAAGTGGGGTCCTTACTACGGAGTAATGTTTTTCTCAGTACCGGAGACGACGAAGTGTATGTCTTTAACTCCCAGGACAGAAATCTGAAG GCAATTGTCCACTTTCCGGCTCCTGTAAGTGACTTGACTGTGGATGATGACAAGCAGATCCTTTATGTGGCCTGCTGGAAGGGAGTGTATGGTGTCTTTTTATCACCTTTGCTGTGCAG GGTTCAAAGCTCTGAAGCGTCCTCATGTCCATCTCATGTTAACGTATCTGGTGAGCATTTTGTTATCAGAGAGGaaggagtatcatccctacttttgGTCAACTCTGTGCTCTTGAACGTTACCCGGAAAAACCCATCCTGGCTGTTGACACTGTACAAAATAGCAGAGGAGTCAATATTCAGCAGCTATGAAATGTTTGCATCATTCAAAATTCCTGTGGTATCTAACACGGTACCTCACAGCACAGAAGAGTGCAGACGCCCATTGTTGCTTTGTGTCCACTCTGCTAACACCGCTGCACCATTAAGTGGTCTGTCGAGCGGTCACGTCTACCTTGAAGTGGTCCTCTTTAAACTCCTATTCGGGATCAACGCAGCCCTCACCAAGTCTCCGGTTATCTTTTGTGGTCTGCCAGATGGCCGCCTGTGTTTCGTACCTCAGCGAGTCCCTGGATGTCAGCTCAGAGTCCTGCACAGCCTGGAGCAGCCGGTTGTGTTTGTCGGGGCCTCTGCAGGATGTCTGGTGGCTGTGGGGGAGCAAGGCAGAGTGGTGCTGATCACATCCCAGCAAGGACGACCAGAAGAAGGAGGCTTTAGAGCTGCTTTTACTCAAGTGTGTGTCCCCGGGCCTGTGGTGTGTGCCTGCCTGGATGGACAGTCCCTTTACTACAGCACTGGGTCCGACCTGCTGGTGCTGGATCTACCACTGGGATCCACTGAAGGATCAAAGCCAGTCAAAGGGGAGACGGGAACCAGTAATAAGCAAGCTGGTGCCCTTCAGAACCCCACCAGTTTAAATGTGTGTCGGGTCAGCACCTTGGTGCAACATGCAAGCGACAATGCAG ACAAAGCTCAGCTGCTGGGGTTGTCCTTTAGGGGACAGCTCCAGAGGATTAGTTTACCTGTGAGGAGACAGGATGCAGCATCGTCCAATCTTCCCTCACTACATGTTGGCCGCAGCATCAGAGATGTCCTGGCGGCTATAGGAGACATTTATGAAAG ATCATCGGTGCTAAAAGCTGCAATCAAATCTAAGAACCAAACCATGCTGCAACTGAATCAGGTGCTCAACATCAGCTTCTTAATGAACGGCGGAGGAGATTGCCAGGAGAAACCCATTCGTATTCACGCCACCACAAGTTGGAGTACAATGCTTCAGAAAGACTCCCTGAACTTGAAGTGCATCCTAGAGAATGGAAGTTGTTATGATCTTGAGCAAGGATGGACTCTAAACATCACTGTGTCGCCTTTGTGTCGCTCCCAAGGAGGCGAAGGCTGCTCCTCACAGTTTTCATTCTCATTTCATACTCTCCCCCCTAGGGGGAAAGTGGACTTTTCCCTGCCGTTAGCTTCTGCAGGAGAGTCCTCTTACCCCATTACGCTTTTTTGCTCGCTCACCTTCCCTTTCTCGGTTCTCCTCAGAGAAGAAGCAGTCTCAGGCCTGCCTGATGGTGGTCTTATCAGTTTACCGTTGAACACGTTGACTGTGGATTGGTTGCACGCCCTGCAGGTGAAGAGTCCTGCAGACGCTGCgtctcaacattgcaacattgacACCATTCAAGCTTTTCTGAAATCACGCCTAAGTGGAGAAGGAGGAGGGGATGCGGGCAACGTGCAGCACTCAGCAAGCATCAAGGTGTCATCAGAGTTACTAAGGGACACGTTGATGCTGAGACCACCCTCAAATGTGGGCTTATCCCTGCTGCAATGGCTCCTGTGTGAACGTCACAAAGGGGTAAAGGTGCAAGGAGACAAGGTGGTCCTCAACAACTTGGTGGTCTGTGCTCGAGCCCCAAATGGACATATCATAAAGCTGACAGCAAAAGAG GAGAGCGCGGGGACGGAGGAGGAGCCTCTGGCAATTGTGGAGGTTAAAGTTGAGAGCTCCTCCATGGCAGCTGTGTGTGGAATGCATCATGCCGTCCTGCACAGAATACAG AGTGTGTTGCAGAGAGCCCCTGAAAAGTCTTCCACTGTCCAGATGCAGAGTTTGTGCGTGAGACAAGTACTACTGCGGGCTGAG ACACTGTTGCAGCAGTTCCAGCAAAGTCGAATCTCGAGCAGCTTCAGTGGGGGCGTGTCCACAGCCCAGGTGACATCATCTCTTCTCAGTGTTTATCAAGAACTCAGAGAAAATcctgtatttattatttaa